One window from the genome of Musa acuminata AAA Group cultivar baxijiao chromosome BXJ1-4, Cavendish_Baxijiao_AAA, whole genome shotgun sequence encodes:
- the LOC135672033 gene encoding monoterpene synthase 8, chloroplastic-like, translating into MPVANGDEGARGERIRKEGAQGGGVRPHRRGGYMAPVGSPTLTVVVGHGGAAYSHACAKAARAASRCGGAAQRRLRLCSREGDEGCFVAGPSGCDGGPPLDSFKIFLDTWKYIWLEHDDVELLWIYMRLALDRCLSADCPLEVFTPSMPPTANPVEEDNARRMGKLTEDVKQLIYRKKGIEDQLQLIDHLRQLGAAYHFKEDIKDALWTIYDSMEEVSMLLKDNLHATALMFRLLREHGFAVSEGVFNRLIDEKGNLKASLRHQTEGLVSLYEASHLAKEGEHVLEEAINFTTKQLKSLMEGSLEPHLREHVTHALELPLNWRMPRLQTRWFIEACQREANINPVLLELAKLDFNRVQSIQQRELREVSSWWSNLGLAQRLPFSRDRLMESYFWTVGWAFEPQFARYREAQTKAICLITIIDDVYDVYGTMDELELFTDAVDRWDVNAMDKLPEYMKICFLALFNTTNDTAYNVTKEKGLDIIPHLKKAWADLCKASMVEARWYHQGYTPNLEEYWENALVSIAGPLALTLAYCTSDDVTREALDGFQSCPEIARWSSMIFRLCDDWGTSKDELRRGDVPKSIECHMHENGVSEDAAREHIRQLIRGNWRAINGDRSFTSCFEENLKMIAINIPRMAHCMYQYGDGYGKPDGVIEDRIRSLLIEPKLM; encoded by the exons ATGCCCGTGGCTAACGGCGACGAGGGGGCACGAGGAGAACGCATCCGCAAGGAAGGGGCACAAGGAGGGGGTGTGAGACCACATCGGCGAGGAGGCTACATGGCCCCTGTCGGATCCCCCACCCTCACTGTTGTCGTTGGTCATGGAGGTGCCGCCTACTCCCATGCTTGCGCGAAGGCGGCGAGAGCCGCCTCTCGTTGCGGAGGTGCCGCGCAGCGTCGCTTGCGCCTCTGCTCACGCGAGGGCGACGAGGGCTGCTTTGTAGCTGGTCCTTCGGGGTGCGACGGGGGCCCACCTTTGGACTCGTTCA AGATATTTTTGGACACTTGGAAGTACATTTGGTTGGAACACGATGATGTGGAGCTTTTGTGGATATACATGAGGCTGGCT CTTGATCGGTGCCTATCCGCGGACTGCCCCCTCGAAGTCTTCACCCCGTCGATGCCTCCTACTGCCAATCCG GTGGAGGAGGATAACGCAAGAAGGATGGGCAAACTGACAGAGGACGTGAAACAGCTGATCTACAGGAAGAAGGGAATTGAGGACCAACTTCAACTGATCGATCACCTGCGGCAGCTTGGGGCGGCGTATCACTTTAAGGAGGATATTAAGGATGCTTTATGGACTATATACGATTCCATGGAAGAGGTGAGCATGTTGCTGAAGGATAATCTTCATGCCACGGCTCTTATGTTCAGGCTTCTCAGAGAACATGGGTTTGCTGTTTCTGAAG GTGTATTCAACCGACTTATAGATGAGAAGGGCAACTTGAAAGCCAGCCTTCGCCACCAGACTGAAGGATTGGTGAGCTTGTACGAGGCTTCCCATCTTGCAAAGGAAGGAGAGCACGTGCTGGAAGAAGCTATAAACTTCACAACTAAACAGCTCAAGAGCCTCATGGAGGGATCACTTGAGCCTCATCTCAGGGAGCACGTAACCCATGCCTTGGAGCTTCCATTGAACTGGAGGATGCCGAGGTTACAGACCAGGtggttcatagaagcatgccaaaGGGAAGCTAACATAAACCCTGTCCTACTTGAATTGGCTAAGTTGGACTTCAACAGAGTTCAGAGCATACAGCAGAGGGAACTCAGAGAAGTGTCGAG TTGGTGGAGCAATCTTGGCCTGGCGCAGAGGCTTCCATTTTCGAGGGACAGGTTGATGGAGAGCTATTTCTGGACGGTTGGCTGGGCTTTCGAGCCACAGTTTGCAAGATACAGGGAGGCGCAGACAAAGGCAATCTGCCTGATAACAATAATAGATGATGTGTATGATGTTTACGGCACCATGGATGAGCTCGAACTTTTCACGGATGCCGTCGATAG ATGGGATGTTAATGCAATGGACAAATTGCCAGAGTATATGAAGATATGTTTTCTAGCCCTCTTCAACACTACAAATGACACCGCGTACAATGTTACGAAAGAGAAGGGTCTGGATATAATTCCACACCTAAAAAAAGCA TGGGCAGATCTATGCAAGGCAAGCATGGTGGAAgcaaggtggtaccaccaaggcTACACACCCAATCTTGAAGAGTACTGGGAGAACGCACTGGTATCGATAGCGGGTCCCCTGGCATTGACTCTTGCTTATTGCACCAGTGACGATGTAACTCGAGAGGCCTTGGACGGTTTCCAAAGCTGTCCTGAGATTGCAAGATGGTCATCAATGATCTTTCGACTTTGTGATGATTGGGGTACTTCCAAG GACGAGCTTCGAAGAGGCGATGTGCCCAAATCTATAGAGTGTCACATGCATGAGAACGGTGTTTCGGAGGACGCGGCTCGTGAGCATATCAGGCAATTGATTAGAGGGAATTGGAGAGCAATAAACGGAGATCGAAGTTTCACTTCGTGTTTTGAGGAAAACCTAAAAATGATAGCCATCAATATTCCTCGAATGGCCCATTGCATGTACCAATATGGAGATGGATATGGCAAACCCGATGGAGTGATCGAGGATCGCATCAGGTCTTTGTTGATTGAACCTAAACTTATGTAA